In Candidatus Promineifilum breve, one genomic interval encodes:
- a CDS encoding SulP family inorganic anion transporter: MDLKTLPVPRQLRVKRQTLRNDVVAALIMAIVAIPNGLGGSVLAGVNPVHGLYSLVIGTPVAAVFTGSVIMAVDATSATALMTREALAGIPSGQQVAALVMLVILVGLFQIAFGLLRLGSLTRFISNAVMTGFLTGIATLTILGQVDDLTGYASPYSNRVIRLFDTLAHPGQIDLPTLLIGLTTIAAILLLNRGRLGRYAFPVALLLAAVAVPLLGLESVHLVGQEAAIPRSLPTWHLPDPGLIPEMLFPALAIAITAVVQASGVSQIYPNPDGRYPDVSRDFIGQGIGNFATGLFAGLPVGGSLSGTAMITSVGGQSRWANIFTGLFVAVALLFLAPLIGRLPNTALAGMLIVVGFSMYNPRRIQFAWKTGPTSLAVMLITFAGTLLMPIQYAVFLGVALHVLINLYQSSERVRLMRLVPQDDGGLAEAAPPATLSDGEIVVLQPVGSLFFAGASELEKLLPEVGKARGAVVILRLRPYDEVGSTFLGVVDRYLARLQANDGCLMLAGVSPRVMAQLQKTGIGDHIGQHNIYLAGPRFGDALLVAIQDGRAWAEEHRAGGNITPGRDAHQLAGDGEEAKG, translated from the coding sequence ATGGACTTAAAAACCCTGCCTGTCCCCCGGCAATTGCGGGTCAAGCGTCAAACCTTGCGCAATGACGTGGTCGCGGCGCTGATCATGGCTATCGTCGCCATCCCCAACGGGCTGGGGGGCAGCGTGCTGGCCGGCGTGAACCCGGTCCACGGCCTCTATTCGCTGGTCATCGGCACGCCCGTGGCCGCCGTGTTCACCGGCTCGGTGATCATGGCCGTTGATGCCACCTCGGCCACGGCGCTGATGACCCGCGAGGCGCTGGCCGGCATTCCCTCCGGCCAGCAGGTGGCGGCGCTGGTGATGCTGGTCATCCTGGTGGGTCTCTTTCAGATCGCCTTCGGCCTGCTGCGGCTGGGGTCGCTGACGCGCTTCATCTCCAACGCAGTCATGACCGGCTTCCTGACCGGCATCGCCACGCTGACCATCCTGGGGCAGGTGGACGACCTGACCGGCTACGCCAGCCCCTACAGCAACCGGGTCATCCGTCTGTTCGACACCCTGGCCCATCCCGGCCAGATCGATCTGCCCACGTTGCTGATCGGGTTGACCACCATCGCCGCCATCCTGCTGCTCAATCGTGGCCGTCTGGGGCGCTACGCCTTTCCTGTAGCCCTGCTGCTGGCCGCGGTAGCCGTGCCGCTGCTGGGTCTGGAGAGCGTCCACCTGGTGGGGCAGGAGGCGGCCATTCCCCGCTCGCTGCCCACGTGGCATCTGCCCGACCCGGGTCTCATCCCGGAGATGCTCTTCCCCGCCCTGGCCATCGCCATCACGGCCGTGGTGCAGGCGTCGGGCGTCAGCCAGATCTACCCCAACCCCGACGGCCGCTACCCCGACGTGTCGCGCGACTTCATCGGCCAGGGGATCGGCAACTTCGCCACGGGGCTGTTTGCCGGGCTGCCGGTGGGCGGCTCGCTGTCGGGCACGGCGATGATCACCAGTGTCGGCGGGCAGTCGCGCTGGGCCAACATTTTCACCGGTCTGTTCGTGGCCGTGGCCCTGCTGTTCCTGGCCCCGCTCATCGGCCGGCTGCCCAACACGGCCCTGGCGGGGATGTTGATCGTCGTCGGGTTTTCCATGTACAACCCACGCCGCATCCAGTTCGCCTGGAAGACTGGCCCCACGTCGCTGGCCGTCATGCTCATCACCTTCGCCGGCACGCTGCTGATGCCCATCCAGTATGCGGTCTTCCTGGGCGTGGCGCTCCACGTGCTGATCAACCTCTACCAGTCATCGGAGCGGGTGCGGCTGATGCGCCTCGTGCCCCAGGATGACGGCGGGCTGGCCGAAGCCGCGCCGCCGGCGACGCTGAGCGACGGCGAGATCGTCGTTCTGCAACCCGTCGGCAGTCTGTTCTTCGCCGGGGCCAGCGAACTGGAGAAGCTGCTGCCGGAGGTGGGCAAGGCCCGCGGCGCGGTGGTCATCCTGCGCCTGCGCCCCTATGACGAGGTGGGTAGTACCTTTCTGGGCGTCGTTGACCGCTATCTGGCCCGGTTGCAGGCCAACGACGGCTGCCTGATGCTGGCCGGTGTCAGCCCGCGGGTGATGGCCCAGTTGCAGAAGACGGGCATCGGCGACCACATCGGCCAACACAACATCTATCTCGCCGGCCCGCGCTTCGGCGACGCGCTCCTTGTGGCGATTCAGGATGGGCGTGCCTGGGCCGAGGAGCATCGCGCCGGGGGAAACATCACGCCGGGCCGGGACGCGCACCAATTGGCCGGAGATGGGGAAGAGGCAAAGGGATAA
- a CDS encoding DUF1254 domain-containing protein has protein sequence MTDLIKNTALPCVEDYRADLTAEEIAAATAANARSIAMQAYLFAFPAFLHLRHLNDIVQGLRYMAPGQNPLGNWFLLRKLADATNKTTVSPNVDTLYGAAYLLLDQQGPMVLRVPPIPGRYYSVALIDAYFNNFAIVSPRTFGNDGGDYLIVPPGYDGPVPDGIRAVLASPTPIMNLFQRIFIHDESEYAALYALQDAIRLIPLDQWSPAGGSPDDESIDYPTADLSAYEAQGMSQTRDPLQFFAYTNFYTGVNPPPAADAGLMALFDSVGLGPGSRLPDDPALRQAIAQGAAEAQALMNAGITSGPFRDGWTVPDPLIGRAGPHSLSRATCQLTAMGAFPKEEAMYFFALRDAAGDRLDGARGYTLRFGPGQLPPLGQYGFWSLTLYDDRFLLHDNLLDRYALRPDSPDLVFAADGSLTLTIGAERPAGVPEGNWLPAPRGPFAVALRTYLPQPVIQDGTWFPPGLMAA, from the coding sequence ATGACCGACCTAATCAAAAATACCGCCCTTCCCTGTGTCGAGGATTATCGCGCCGACCTGACGGCCGAGGAGATCGCCGCGGCGACGGCGGCCAATGCGCGCTCCATCGCCATGCAGGCCTATCTCTTCGCCTTTCCGGCCTTCCTGCACCTGCGCCATCTGAACGACATCGTCCAGGGGCTGCGCTACATGGCCCCCGGCCAAAACCCGCTGGGCAACTGGTTCCTGCTGCGCAAGCTGGCCGACGCCACCAACAAGACCACCGTCTCGCCCAACGTCGATACCCTCTATGGCGCGGCCTACCTGCTGCTCGATCAGCAGGGGCCGATGGTGCTGCGCGTGCCGCCCATCCCCGGCCGCTACTACTCGGTGGCCCTGATTGACGCCTACTTCAACAACTTCGCCATCGTCAGCCCGCGCACCTTCGGCAACGACGGCGGCGACTACCTGATCGTGCCGCCGGGCTACGACGGCCCCGTGCCCGACGGCATCCGCGCCGTGCTGGCCTCGCCGACGCCGATCATGAACCTGTTCCAGCGCATCTTCATTCACGACGAGAGCGAATACGCCGCGCTGTACGCGCTGCAAGACGCCATTCGCCTTATCCCGTTGGATCAATGGTCGCCCGCCGGCGGGTCGCCCGACGACGAATCGATCGACTACCCCACGGCCGACCTGAGCGCCTACGAGGCCCAGGGGATGAGCCAGACGCGCGACCCGCTACAATTCTTCGCCTACACCAACTTCTACACCGGCGTCAATCCCCCGCCGGCCGCGGACGCCGGGCTGATGGCCCTGTTCGACAGTGTGGGTCTCGGCCCCGGCTCACGGCTGCCCGACGACCCTGCTCTGCGCCAGGCCATCGCCCAGGGCGCGGCCGAGGCCCAGGCGCTGATGAACGCCGGCATCACCAGCGGCCCGTTCCGCGACGGTTGGACGGTGCCCGACCCGTTGATCGGCCGCGCTGGGCCGCACAGCCTGAGCCGGGCCACCTGCCAGCTCACCGCGATGGGCGCGTTCCCCAAGGAAGAAGCCATGTACTTCTTCGCCCTGCGCGACGCGGCCGGCGACCGTCTGGACGGGGCGCGCGGCTATACGCTGCGCTTCGGTCCGGGGCAGTTGCCGCCGTTGGGGCAATATGGCTTCTGGTCGCTGACGCTCTATGACGACCGCTTCCTGTTGCACGACAACCTGCTCGACCGCTACGCCTTGCGGCCGGACTCGCCCGACCTGGTGTTCGCCGCCGACGGCAGCCTGACGTTGACCATCGGAGCCGAGCGGCCGGCGGGCGTGCCGGAGGGCAACTGGCTGCCCGCGCCACGCGGCCCCTTCGCCGTCGCCCTGCGCACCTATCTACCCCAGCCGGTCATTCAGGACGGCACATGGTTTCCGCCGGGGCTGATGGCGGCGTAG
- a CDS encoding MFS transporter yields the protein MNEATVKRFAVLTAAAGLSTWAIDMAATQVGLPSMQAALGISVTASQWILNLTLMILAGIVTVGGALGDRLGRLRVFRIGLLIVIAGAAITLVAGLMNTFALVLVGRGLEGLGAALFLPASTALLLDVFPMAERGGAQGKMMMVSMTITAFAPTIVGLVIQSLSWPITYGFTILAAAAALFLQRKVKYEQRMVQQTPFDYVGSALLLLAVSLLIIGIMQAGSQGLTSPTVLLLVGAGLVVGAALVILSLRKAHPLIQFRLFQIRNVSIGVFISLMRFLPNVLMGAFFARYVQQVLGLSPTVAGMLMIVPVLAQVVCAPIAGKMLDKGGPRTPVALGIGLLGVGLVLLAFGFPAQNLWLVTLAAIIGGAGFSFTNPVQMAALSATPLEQRGMLAGILPLAGQFGTALFVALLTAGLGSFMGSYMTANPGASEAAAQAAALGKLAWIGLAATGVTLVTALMLRNPQAAATAKPAPRPASGD from the coding sequence ATGAACGAAGCAACCGTAAAACGCTTTGCCGTCCTGACGGCCGCCGCCGGCCTCTCCACCTGGGCCATCGATATGGCCGCCACCCAGGTCGGCCTGCCCAGTATGCAGGCCGCGCTGGGCATCTCCGTGACCGCCAGCCAGTGGATCCTCAACCTGACGCTGATGATCCTGGCCGGCATTGTGACCGTCGGCGGCGCGCTGGGCGACCGGTTGGGCCGCCTGCGCGTGTTCCGCATCGGGCTGCTCATCGTCATCGCCGGCGCGGCCATCACCCTGGTGGCTGGGCTGATGAATACCTTCGCGCTGGTGCTGGTGGGGCGCGGCCTGGAAGGGTTGGGCGCGGCCCTTTTCCTGCCCGCCTCGACCGCCCTGCTGCTCGACGTGTTTCCGATGGCCGAGCGCGGTGGGGCGCAGGGCAAGATGATGATGGTCAGCATGACCATCACCGCCTTCGCGCCCACCATCGTCGGCCTGGTCATCCAGTCGCTCTCCTGGCCCATCACCTATGGCTTCACCATTCTGGCCGCCGCGGCGGCCCTGTTCCTACAGCGCAAGGTGAAGTATGAGCAGCGGATGGTCCAACAGACGCCGTTCGACTACGTGGGCAGCGCCCTGCTGCTGCTGGCCGTGTCGCTGCTGATCATCGGGATCATGCAGGCCGGGTCGCAGGGGCTGACCTCACCGACGGTACTGTTGCTGGTTGGGGCCGGGCTGGTGGTCGGCGCGGCGCTGGTCATCCTCTCCCTGCGCAAGGCCCACCCGTTGATTCAGTTCCGGCTGTTTCAGATCCGAAACGTGTCCATCGGCGTCTTCATCTCGCTGATGCGCTTCCTGCCCAACGTGCTGATGGGGGCCTTTTTCGCCCGCTACGTGCAGCAAGTATTGGGGCTTTCGCCGACGGTGGCCGGGATGCTGATGATCGTGCCGGTGCTGGCCCAGGTGGTCTGCGCGCCCATCGCCGGCAAGATGCTGGACAAAGGCGGCCCGCGCACCCCGGTGGCCCTGGGCATTGGCCTGCTGGGTGTGGGGCTGGTGCTGCTGGCCTTCGGCTTCCCGGCCCAAAACCTGTGGCTGGTCACGCTGGCGGCCATCATTGGCGGGGCCGGCTTCTCCTTCACCAACCCGGTGCAGATGGCGGCCCTCAGCGCGACGCCGCTGGAGCAGCGCGGCATGTTGGCCGGCATCCTGCCCCTGGCCGGGCAGTTCGGCACAGCCCTCTTCGTGGCCCTGCTGACGGCCGGTCTGGGCAGCTTCATGGGTAGCTACATGACCGCCAACCCCGGCGCGAGCGAAGCGGCGGCGCAGGCCGCCGCCCTGGGCAAGCTGGCCTGGATTGGCCTGGCGGCGACGGGCGTCACGCTGGTCACGGCGTTGATGCTACGCAATCCGCAAGCCGCGGCGACGGCCAAACCGGCCCCGCGACCGGCCTCCGGCGATTAG
- a CDS encoding DUF1254 domain-containing protein, translating to MHRSTWGGAQTGWVAALAYRRGHPDHCNKDTEEMNPLSFIAQEAFIYGYPIVDGYNVLYNYTLDKASGEYKAPFNQVGHNRNVATPDDRAVVSMNVDTPYSFVWLDLRAEPQVLTVPSFEADRYVSVQLIDLYTYIVGYISPRTNGHGGGDFLVAGPDWRGEPPTGVKAVFHSPTQFVLALYRTQLLSPEDIDRVHELQNQYQVCGLSAYEGAPPPPALPFAEVRPIDVRRDSESLEFFTILNAMLAYMPVLNDEIALRRSFSEIGLVPGAPFAAPDEAAREALVEGMRQGLQAMYGRAQTVRSSAEIFGSREQLGNDYLSRAVGTLLGIYGNAAEEYLGVGYQTDADGRPFDGNRRYTIKFAADGLPPVGAFWSITAYNADKFLLRNPIDRYVINSVMLPSLRRDADGGFTLYLQHESPGAEREANWLPVSADAFNLAFRTYQPGPAIMDGTWQAPPVVCVA from the coding sequence GTGCATCGCTCCACGTGGGGGGGGGCGCAAACGGGTTGGGTGGCCGCGCTGGCTTACCGGCGCGGCCACCCCGATCACTGCAACAAGGACACCGAAGAAATGAACCCGCTTTCTTTCATCGCTCAAGAAGCTTTCATCTACGGCTACCCAATTGTCGATGGCTACAACGTCCTCTACAACTACACCCTCGACAAGGCATCGGGCGAGTATAAGGCCCCCTTCAATCAGGTAGGCCACAACCGCAACGTCGCCACGCCGGACGATCGAGCGGTCGTCTCAATGAATGTTGATACGCCGTATTCGTTTGTCTGGCTCGACTTGCGGGCCGAACCTCAAGTGTTGACCGTGCCGAGCTTCGAAGCGGACCGCTACGTCTCCGTGCAACTGATTGACTTATACACCTACATCGTCGGTTACATCTCGCCGCGCACCAACGGCCACGGCGGCGGCGACTTCCTGGTGGCCGGCCCCGACTGGCGCGGTGAGCCACCGACCGGCGTGAAAGCCGTGTTCCATTCGCCCACGCAATTCGTGCTGGCCCTCTATCGCACCCAACTGCTCAGCCCGGAGGACATCGATCGCGTCCACGAGTTGCAGAACCAGTATCAGGTGTGCGGGCTGTCGGCCTACGAGGGCGCGCCGCCCCCGCCCGCGCTCCCTTTCGCCGAGGTACGGCCAATAGACGTGCGCCGCGATAGCGAGTCGCTGGAATTTTTCACCATTCTGAACGCGATGCTGGCCTACATGCCGGTGCTGAACGATGAGATCGCCCTACGCCGTAGCTTTAGCGAAATCGGCCTCGTTCCCGGAGCGCCATTCGCCGCGCCCGACGAAGCGGCACGGGAGGCGCTGGTGGAGGGGATGCGCCAGGGCCTTCAGGCCATGTACGGCCGCGCCCAGACCGTGCGCAGCTCGGCCGAAATCTTCGGCAGCCGCGAACAACTCGGCAACGACTACCTCAGCCGGGCCGTGGGCACGCTGCTGGGCATCTATGGTAACGCCGCCGAGGAGTACTTGGGTGTAGGCTACCAGACCGACGCCGATGGCCGGCCGTTCGACGGCAACCGACGCTATACCATCAAATTCGCCGCCGACGGCCTGCCGCCGGTGGGCGCGTTCTGGTCTATCACCGCCTACAATGCCGACAAGTTCCTGCTCCGCAACCCCATCGACCGCTACGTGATCAATTCCGTCATGCTGCCTTCCCTGCGGCGTGACGCCGATGGCGGCTTTACCCTCTACCTCCAGCATGAATCGCCCGGCGCAGAGCGCGAGGCGAACTGGCTACCGGTGTCGGCCGATGCGTTCAACCTGGCCTTTCGCACCTATCAGCCCGGCCCGGCCATCATGGATGGCACGTGGCAGGCGCCGCCGGTGGTGTGCGTGGCGTAG
- a CDS encoding LuxR C-terminal-related transcriptional regulator, which translates to MTITPLLRTKLNRPRLTRPVIRRVALFDRLNRGLAGDVTLVSAPAGYGKTTLIAEWAHQAPLPVAWLGLDEADNELGTFLTYLIAAIRTLQADACPTTLGLAKGGQPAPVDVLATMLVNEIDDLPQRFALVLDDFQVITLPDIHVLLDKLLHRPPTQMHLVLLSRAAPPLTLSRLRAKGMLNELQVEDLRFSPQEAKAFLAEDAGFLDEQVAATVLERAEGWVAGLHLAALSLHQAPDLPEMVSFLTKRSDAFVIDYLFDQVLRRQEPKVQDFLIKTSILSRFTPSLARVVAGASEMVPTTLVEVTAAGLFLNALDNSGEWFTYHVLFREALQKALRETLPPDEIAGLHLRAAGWFMGHGLVEEALDHALAGGDSSLAARIVADSIADLLNAEGRPILERRLARLPAQDIERHPLLLVGKTYVLTYQLQWDAILPVIRRAEALVADWPATLPPEDKAPAEALLHWNWAYHWLFELEPEKTRAAAESALSLLPAGYAVPAATILHVLSVARQWLGEFEQAERTLNAALVAQSAGAPQPQVTLALLFAQTTLYIAEGHLTHGRQIAQMLLQMARQTGAENVEAWACLQLGAAAYFTNDLAQAIEYFSQGVVLRYGSNILACEQCLAGLALAYRALGQGEEVGGVLAIMRDFHSQKVNPMLNLEYRSLEARLALMNGDIQLARQWSSDTPSDDGLVFGWFVVPSITNIRIRLADNPPPVELDQIEAELDRLLGRLVRLRQPTRQIELLALKAVVVDKRGESHKAQQLLEEALALAEPRGVIRPILDAGPQLVPTLQAINRQKTTPYVARLLDALQTPRPSAGTKANKAPYLTPREREVLTLLGQYQTDRIIAETLVVSPLTVRSHIENLAEKLGVRGRRRIVDRARELALIP; encoded by the coding sequence TTGACAATCACGCCACTCCTCCGCACGAAGCTCAACCGGCCGCGCCTCACCCGGCCCGTCATTCGGCGTGTGGCCCTGTTCGACCGCCTCAATCGCGGCCTGGCCGGCGACGTGACCCTGGTCAGCGCCCCGGCCGGCTATGGCAAGACGACCCTCATCGCCGAGTGGGCCCACCAGGCCCCGCTGCCGGTGGCCTGGCTGGGCCTCGATGAGGCCGATAACGAACTGGGCACTTTCCTTACCTACCTGATCGCCGCCATACGGACGCTGCAGGCCGACGCTTGCCCGACGACACTGGGCCTTGCCAAGGGAGGCCAACCCGCGCCGGTTGACGTGCTGGCTACGATGCTGGTCAACGAGATCGACGACCTCCCGCAACGCTTTGCCCTGGTGCTCGACGACTTCCAGGTTATCACCCTGCCGGACATCCACGTGCTGCTGGATAAGCTGCTCCACCGGCCCCCGACCCAGATGCATCTGGTTCTACTATCGCGCGCCGCTCCCCCCTTGACCCTCAGCCGGTTGCGCGCCAAGGGTATGCTCAACGAACTACAAGTCGAAGACCTGCGCTTCTCGCCCCAGGAAGCCAAAGCCTTCCTGGCCGAGGACGCCGGCTTTCTGGACGAACAGGTGGCGGCCACTGTGCTGGAACGGGCCGAGGGCTGGGTGGCCGGCCTGCATCTGGCGGCTTTGTCGTTGCATCAAGCGCCCGATCTGCCGGAGATGGTCAGCTTCCTGACCAAAAGGAGCGATGCCTTTGTCATCGATTACCTCTTTGACCAGGTTCTGCGCCGGCAAGAACCGAAGGTGCAGGACTTTCTGATCAAGACGTCGATCCTGAGCCGCTTCACCCCCTCGCTGGCGCGGGTGGTGGCGGGGGCTTCGGAGATGGTGCCTACGACACTGGTCGAGGTCACCGCGGCCGGGTTGTTCCTGAACGCTCTCGACAACAGTGGCGAATGGTTCACCTACCACGTATTGTTCCGGGAGGCGCTGCAGAAGGCCCTCCGGGAAACCCTGCCACCGGACGAGATCGCCGGGCTGCATCTGCGGGCTGCCGGCTGGTTTATGGGCCACGGTCTGGTGGAAGAGGCGCTGGATCACGCGCTGGCCGGCGGCGATTCGTCTCTGGCCGCGCGGATCGTGGCCGACAGTATAGCCGACCTGTTGAATGCCGAAGGCCGGCCTATCCTGGAGCGACGGCTGGCGCGACTGCCCGCCCAGGACATCGAGCGTCATCCGCTCTTACTCGTGGGCAAGACGTACGTGCTCACTTATCAGCTCCAATGGGATGCGATCTTGCCGGTCATTCGTCGGGCGGAGGCGCTCGTGGCCGATTGGCCGGCAACGCTGCCGCCGGAGGACAAAGCGCCGGCCGAGGCGCTATTGCATTGGAACTGGGCCTACCATTGGCTCTTCGAGTTGGAGCCGGAAAAAACGCGCGCGGCAGCCGAAAGCGCCCTGTCGCTCTTGCCCGCCGGCTACGCCGTGCCGGCCGCCACCATCCTCCACGTGTTGAGCGTGGCCCGGCAGTGGCTCGGCGAGTTCGAGCAGGCCGAACGCACCCTCAATGCCGCGCTGGTAGCCCAATCGGCCGGCGCGCCCCAGCCCCAGGTGACGTTGGCCCTTCTCTTCGCCCAGACGACGCTCTATATTGCCGAAGGTCACCTGACCCACGGCCGGCAGATCGCTCAGATGCTTCTGCAAATGGCCCGCCAAACCGGCGCGGAGAATGTGGAGGCCTGGGCCTGTCTGCAACTGGGCGCGGCGGCCTACTTCACCAATGATCTGGCGCAGGCGATTGAGTACTTTTCGCAGGGCGTGGTTTTGCGCTATGGCAGCAATATCCTGGCCTGTGAGCAGTGCCTCGCCGGTCTGGCCCTGGCCTATCGGGCGCTGGGGCAGGGGGAGGAAGTAGGGGGCGTGCTGGCTATCATGCGCGACTTCCACAGCCAGAAGGTCAACCCCATGCTCAACCTCGAATATCGCTCGCTGGAGGCCCGGCTGGCGCTGATGAACGGCGACATCCAATTGGCCCGGCAATGGAGCAGCGACACGCCCTCCGATGACGGACTGGTATTCGGCTGGTTTGTCGTTCCGTCCATAACCAACATCCGCATTCGCCTGGCCGATAACCCGCCACCAGTCGAGCTGGATCAGATCGAAGCCGAACTTGACCGGCTGCTGGGTCGTTTGGTGCGCCTGCGCCAGCCCACTCGCCAGATCGAGTTGCTGGCGCTCAAGGCCGTGGTAGTGGACAAGCGGGGCGAAAGCCACAAGGCTCAGCAGCTCCTTGAAGAGGCGCTGGCCCTGGCCGAGCCACGGGGAGTCATCCGGCCCATCCTTGACGCCGGCCCGCAATTGGTTCCCACACTGCAAGCGATCAATCGGCAGAAAACGACCCCCTACGTGGCGCGCCTTCTCGATGCCCTGCAAACCCCACGGCCGAGCGCCGGGACGAAGGCGAACAAGGCCCCCTACCTGACCCCCCGCGAGCGGGAAGTGCTCACTCTCCTGGGGCAATACCAGACCGACCGCATCATCGCCGAGACATTGGTTGTCTCCCCGCTGACCGTGCGCAGCCACATCGAGAACCTGGCCGAGAAGCTCGGCGTGCGCGGCCGGCGGCGCATCGTTGACCGCGCCCGCGAGTTGGCTCTCATCCCCTGA
- a CDS encoding long-chain-fatty-acid--CoA ligase, with amino-acid sequence MLNLAVLLEEGAREVPTRTAIIFNDMKLPYAAVNAAANQVANGLVGLGIQPGDKVALTCPNLPYFPIIYYGILKAGAVVVPLNVLLKGREIAYHLADSDAKAYFCFQGTPDLPMGQFGHEGFEQTPSCEHFFMITIDPAGASPIEGTRTLGQLMYRQPPTFDTVMTHADDTAVILYTSGTTGQPKGAELSHSNMLLNARLSDSMYEAQPDDVHLVTLPLFHSFGQSVQMNTGFYNKSALTLLPRFDADAALSIMQRDKVTIFAGVPTMYWAMLNHPNPEKFDIAGIAANLRLAVSGGSAMPVEVMRAFGEKFGVQILEGYGLSETSPVATFNRLDRPAKPGSIGLPVWGVQVRLVDPLDQDVPQGEMGEILLKGHIVMKGYYKKPEATAEAMRGGWFHTGDLARMDEEGYIYITDRVKDMIIRGGFNVYPREIEEVMITHPAVSLAAVVGVPHESHGEEVKAYVILKPGQTVDEAELIDWCRGCMASYKYPRLIEIRESLPMTATGKILKRELK; translated from the coding sequence ATGCTCAATTTAGCAGTCCTCTTGGAAGAAGGCGCGCGCGAGGTACCGACGCGCACCGCGATCATATTCAACGACATGAAGCTGCCCTATGCCGCCGTCAACGCCGCGGCCAACCAGGTCGCCAACGGGTTGGTGGGTCTGGGCATCCAGCCGGGCGACAAAGTGGCCCTGACCTGTCCCAACCTACCCTACTTCCCGATCATCTATTATGGCATCCTGAAGGCGGGGGCGGTCGTCGTGCCGCTCAACGTCCTGCTGAAGGGACGCGAGATCGCCTATCATCTGGCCGACTCCGACGCCAAGGCCTACTTCTGCTTCCAGGGTACGCCCGACCTGCCGATGGGCCAGTTCGGCCACGAGGGGTTCGAGCAAACGCCGTCGTGTGAGCATTTCTTCATGATCACCATCGACCCGGCCGGCGCGTCGCCCATTGAGGGCACGCGGACGCTGGGGCAACTAATGTACCGGCAGCCGCCGACGTTCGACACGGTGATGACCCATGCCGACGACACGGCCGTCATCCTCTACACCAGCGGCACGACCGGCCAGCCCAAAGGCGCGGAACTATCGCACAGCAACATGCTGCTGAACGCCCGGCTCTCGGATTCGATGTATGAGGCCCAGCCCGACGACGTGCATCTGGTCACCCTGCCCCTCTTCCACTCTTTCGGCCAGTCGGTGCAAATGAACACCGGCTTCTATAACAAGTCGGCACTGACCCTGCTGCCGCGCTTCGACGCCGACGCCGCGCTGAGCATCATGCAGCGCGACAAGGTGACCATCTTCGCCGGGGTGCCGACGATGTATTGGGCCATGCTCAACCATCCCAACCCGGAAAAGTTCGACATCGCCGGCATCGCCGCCAACTTGCGGCTGGCTGTGTCCGGCGGTTCGGCCATGCCGGTCGAGGTCATGCGCGCCTTCGGCGAAAAGTTCGGCGTCCAGATTCTGGAAGGCTATGGCCTGTCGGAGACCAGCCCGGTGGCGACGTTCAACCGGCTGGATCGCCCGGCCAAGCCCGGCTCCATCGGTCTGCCGGTGTGGGGCGTGCAGGTGCGGCTGGTCGATCCGCTGGATCAGGACGTGCCCCAGGGGGAGATGGGCGAAATCTTGTTGAAAGGCCACATCGTGATGAAGGGCTACTACAAGAAGCCCGAGGCCACGGCCGAAGCCATGCGCGGCGGCTGGTTCCACACCGGCGACCTGGCCCGCATGGACGAGGAAGGCTACATCTACATCACCGACCGGGTGAAGGACATGATCATCCGCGGCGGCTTCAACGTCTACCCACGCGAGATCGAGGAAGTGATGATCACCCATCCGGCGGTCAGCCTGGCGGCCGTCGTCGGCGTGCCCCACGAGAGCCACGGCGAAGAGGTGAAAGCCTACGTCATCCTCAAGCCGGGGCAAACGGTGGACGAGGCCGAACTGATCGACTGGTGCCGCGGCTGCATGGCGTCGTATAAATACCCGCGCCTGATCGAAATCCGCGAGTCGCTGCCCATGACGGCCACGGGCAAGATTCTGAAGCGTGAATTGAAGTAA
- a CDS encoding GNAT family N-acetyltransferase — translation MIAPNLLRGDKVRLTAVTPGDMSAVTQWWSDPDFLRLYNSQPAAPRNEDQISRRFDLSQTSPDNFLFAIRLLDDDAIIGLLEFDGVEWSNRTTFVSIGIGEAGHRGQGYGRDAMRTALRFAFHELNLHRVCLTVFGYNEPAIALYEGLGFVREGAYREHIERDGRRYDMHIFGLLRPEWESRGLHEPH, via the coding sequence ATGATAGCACCGAATCTATTGCGCGGCGACAAGGTACGCCTGACGGCCGTTACGCCCGGCGACATGTCCGCGGTCACCCAATGGTGGAGCGACCCCGATTTCCTGCGCCTCTACAACAGCCAACCGGCCGCGCCGCGCAACGAGGATCAGATCAGCCGCCGCTTCGACCTGAGCCAGACCAGCCCCGACAACTTTCTGTTTGCCATCCGCTTGCTCGATGACGACGCGATCATCGGTCTGCTGGAGTTCGACGGCGTTGAATGGTCTAACCGGACGACGTTCGTCAGCATCGGTATCGGCGAGGCGGGCCATCGGGGACAAGGCTACGGGCGCGACGCCATGCGGACGGCGCTGCGCTTCGCCTTCCACGAACTGAACCTGCATCGCGTCTGTCTGACCGTTTTCGGCTATAATGAACCGGCCATTGCTCTGTATGAGGGGCTGGGCTTTGTGCGCGAGGGAGCCTACCGCGAGCACATCGAACGAGACGGCCGGCGCTACGACATGCACATCTTTGGCCTGTTGCGCCCGGAGTGGGAGAGCCGGGGCCTGCATGAACCACATTAA